The DNA sequence CCGGGTCGTCGCGGGTCGCGGGTCGGTCCGCACCACCAGTCCGCGGACGGCGACGTCCCCGGTCACCGCCGCGAGCTCCGCGGCGACGAGCGCGGCCAGGTCCACCGGCACCCGGTCCGAGTCCTGCAACGCTCCCCCGGCCTCGGTGCGGGCGAGCAGCAGCAGCCCGCTGACCAACTCGTCGCAGCGACGGCCCGCCTCACGGACCACCCCGGCCATCCGGCGCAGCTCCGCGGCGTCGGCGTCGGGACCCTGGAGCGTCACGTCGATCTCGGTGCGGAGCACCGCCAGCGGGGTGCGCAGCTCGTGCCCGGCGTTGGCGACGAACCGGGACTGGGCGTCGAACGCGGCCTGCAGCCGATCGAGCATCGCGTCGACGGCGGCGGCCAGCTCGGCGACCTCGCCGCGGGCCCCGGCGAGTGCGACCCGCTCGTCGAGCGAGCTCGCCGAGAGGCGTGACGTGGTCTCGACGACCCGGCGCAGCGGGTACAGCACCCGCCCGACCAGCACCCAGGACGCGACCGCACCGGCCGCCACGACCAGGGGGAACGCGATCAGCCCGGCCCGCAGCACCTCGGCGCGCGCCGAGGCGGCGACCGCGTCGCGGGCCGTCTCGGCGGGCACCGCGACCCCGCCCACGAACACCGTCCCGGGCAGCGCCGGGGTGCCTGCGATGACCGCGCCCACCAGCATCCAGCCGAGCAGGAGCAGCAGCGCGGCGACGGCGGCGACGAGCGCCGTCGCGAGCAGCGTCAGCCGCGGCCGGAGGGCGCCCACCGCGTCACGCCGTGGGGGTCCCGTCGGCGGGCACCCGGTACCCGGCACCGACGACGGTGTCGATCAGACCCGGCGCGCCGAGCTTCTTGCGCAGGGTCATGACGGTGACCCGCACCGTGGTCGTGAACGGGTCGGCGTTCTCGTCCCAGACGCGTTCGAGCAGCTCCTCCGACGACACCACGGCACCACCGGCGGCGAGCAGGACCTCCAGCACACCGAACTCCTTGCGGGTCAGCTCGACCGGGCGCCCGGAGCGCAGCACGGTGCGCCGGGCCGGGTCCAGCACGACGTCGCCGGCCCGCAGCGTCGGCGGCACCGCCGGGGTCGCCCGACGGCCGAGCGCCCGGACCCGGGCGACCAGCTCGGGGAAGTCGAACGGCTTGGCCAGGTAGTCGTCGGCGCCGCGGGACAGGCCCTCGACCTTGTCGGCCGGGGTGCCCGACGCGGTCAGCATCAGCACCCGGGTCAGACCGCCCGCGGCGACGAGCTCGTCGCACAGGTCGTCGCCGCTGCGGCCGGGCAGGTCCCGGTCGAGGACCGCGACGTCGTAGCGGGTCACCGACAGCTTCTCCGAACCCTCGTCGCCGTCGTAGGCGACGTCGACGGCCATCCCGTCCCGGCGCAGGCCGCGCACGACGGCGTCGGCCATCGCCGGCTCGTCCTCGACGACGATGACGCGCATCAGCGGGTGCGCTCCCGCCCGGGAACGGCCCCCTCGGGGGTCGAGGGAACCGCCGCGGCCGCCCACTCGGTGATCCGGCGGGCCATGTCCTGCTCGGTCAGCCCGCAGGTGGCGAGCACGTCGTCGCGGCTGCCGTGCTCCAGGTACTCCTGGGGCAGCGCGAGGTCGCGCTGACGCACGTCGACCTCGGCGGCGCGCAACGCGTCCGACAGCGCGGACCCGAACCCGCCGTGCGTGCCGCAGTCGGAGACGGTGACCACGAGCTGGTGGTCGGCGGCCAGGGTGTACAGCTCACGCGGAACCGGCAGGACCCACCGCGGGTCGACGACGGTGACGTCGACGCCCTGGTCGGCGAGCCGCCGGGCGACGGCGACGCCGGACTTGGCGAACGGCCCGACGCAGACGAGCAGCACCTGGGAGCGCCCGTCGGACGGCTCGTGCAGCACGTCGACCCCGGCCCCGCCGTCGAGCCGGCGCAGCGCGGGGACCGAGCCGATCACCGAGCCCTTGGGGTAGCGCAGCGCGGTCGGGCCGTCGGTGACCGCGACGGCCTCCCGGAACTCCTCGCGCAGGGTCGTCTCGTCGCGCGGGACGGCGACCCGCATGCCGGGCACGATGCCCAGCAGCGACAGGTCCCACATCCCGTTGTGCGACGGGCCGTCGCTGCCGGTGACCCCGGAGCGGTCCAGCACCAGCGTGACGCGCTCGCGGTGCAGGCCCACGTCCATCAGCAGCTGGTCGAAGCCTCGGTTGAGGAACGTCGAGTACAGCGCGACGACGGGGTGCCGCCCGGCCCGGGCCAGCCCGGCGGCGGTGGTCAGCGCGTGCTGCTCGGCGATCCCGACGTCGACGATGCGGTCCGGGTGGGCGGCCGCGAAGGGGGCGAGACCGGTCGGGCCGAGCATCGCCGCGGTGATCGCGACGACGTCGGTGCGCCGTGTCCCGAGCGCCACCATCTCCTCGGCGAACACGTCGGTCCAGCCGGTCACCGGGGTGCCGGTGGGCAGACCGGTCTCCGGGTCGAACGCGGCCGGGCTGTGCATCTGCTCGGCCTCGTCGTTCTCCGCGGGCGGGTAGCCGTTGCCCTTGCGGGTGACCGTGTGGACGATGACCGGCCCACCGAAGCGCTTCGCCCGGCGCAGCGCGGACTCGAGCTGGCCGATGTCGTGGCCGTCGACCGGACCGAAGTACTTGAGCCCCAGGTCGGAGAACAGCTCCTGCGGGGACAGGGCGTCCTTCACCCCGGCCTTGAACGCGTGCAGGCCCGCGTAGAGCGCGGGCCCGACGACGGGGGTGCCACGGACGGTGCGCTTGCCGGCCTCGAGCACGCGCTCGTAGCCGGGCTGCAGCCGCAGCGACGCGAGCCGGTCCGCCAGCCCGCCGATGGTCGGCGAGTAGGAGCGGCCGTTGTCGTTCACGACGATCACGACATTGCGGTCCGCACCGGCCGCGATGTTGTTGAGCGCCTCCCAGGCCATGCCGCCGGTCAGTGCTCCGTCGCCGATCACCGCGACGACGTGCCGGTCGACCCCGGTCAGCGCGTGCGCGCGGGCGATCCCGTCGGCCCAGGACAGCGACGACGACGCGTGGCTGGACTCAACGTGGTCGTGCTCGGACTCGGCGCGGCTCGGGTAGCCCGACAACCCGCCGGTCTTCTTCAGCCGGTCCCAGCCCTCCTGACGGCCGGTCAGCAGCTTGTGCACGTACGCCTGGTGGCCCGTGTCCCAGATCAGGGTGTCCTGCGGGGACTCGAAGACCCGGTGCAGGGCGATGCTCAGCTCCACCACGCCCAGGTTGGGCCCCAGGTGACCGCCGGTGCGGGACACCGCCTTGATGAGGAACCCCCGGATCTCGGCCGCGAGCGAGGCCAGCTCCTCGGGCCCGAGCCCTCGCAGATCGGCCGGGCGTCGGATCGCCGAGAGTCCCCGGTTCGTCGTCACGTACTGCCTCCTCGCCGCCGGCCCCGTTCGGGAGTCCTCCACGGCGGAGAGACCGCAGGGAGGACCGGCATCGACTCGGGGTCCCACTCTACGGACAGGCGGCCGAGGGGACTCGATGGCGCTGCCGGGCGCGGCGGGCGACAGTCGTCACCCGGACGACTGACCCGCCACGCCCCGTGCGGCCACCTCGGCACTATCGCATCTCACCACTCCCAGTTGCGCATGATTCGAGCCCCCTTTCCGACATGAGCCGATATTGATCGGGGCGCACACACCGGTATCGCCCGCATCACTGATCACCACTCCCAGTTACGCACGTGAGCACCTCCTTCACATCACTGCTCTGCACGTGGGGCACGTGACGGCACTTGACCGGCACGCAACAACCCACTCACCGTCGAGCGCTCTTCCGCCGATTTCCGCCCGGCGCAGAAAGGATTGACGAAGCGCCCCGCGCGAAACAATCCAGCGGACCCCATTGCGATCACGACGACGGTCATCCTCAGCACCGCTGCCTACACACAGTGATCGCCTTGCATGATCGGGCAGCAACGACACGGTCTCGGAGACGTATCGATCACTCCCTGCGATCATCTGCGGCTAGGATCACGGAGGGGAAACGCCCATCACGCCCGCTGTCGAGGCAAGATCGGGTGCGATGCACACCGGTGGAGGGGAGGACGACGTGTCTCCTGCGCCACCTCGGTGGCATCAGGTCACGCGCTGGCCCCTCTGGTCGATCCCCACCCGTCTGCTGGGACCGGTGCTGGTCGTGGAGCTGCTGGCGCTCCTCCTGACTCTCGCCGCGCTTCTCGTCCCACCCCGACTCGACCACTCCACATGGGGGCTGTTCGCCACGCTGACCGTCGCCGGAGTGCTGCACACCGAGTTGGTGGCTGGCGTGGAGCGGCTCCGGCGGTACAGCGCGGACACCCACCACGTGAACCTCACCTCGGTGTGGACGTTCGCCTCGGCACTGCTGCTGCCTGCGGCGCTCGGCGGCCTGATGGTGATGGTGGTCTACGCCCACCTCTACCTCCGGGTGCAGCGGCCGGTCCCGTCTCCCGACCGGCATCCCGCCTATCGCCTGGTCTACAGCGGAGCGACGGTGCTACTCGCCGTGTACGCGA is a window from the Pseudonocardia sp. HH130629-09 genome containing:
- a CDS encoding response regulator transcription factor produces the protein MRVIVVEDEPAMADAVVRGLRRDGMAVDVAYDGDEGSEKLSVTRYDVAVLDRDLPGRSGDDLCDELVAAGGLTRVLMLTASGTPADKVEGLSRGADDYLAKPFDFPELVARVRALGRRATPAVPPTLRAGDVVLDPARRTVLRSGRPVELTRKEFGVLEVLLAAGGAVVSSEELLERVWDENADPFTTTVRVTVMTLRKKLGAPGLIDTVVGAGYRVPADGTPTA
- a CDS encoding sensor histidine kinase, giving the protein MGALRPRLTLLATALVAAVAALLLLLGWMLVGAVIAGTPALPGTVFVGGVAVPAETARDAVAASARAEVLRAGLIAFPLVVAAGAVASWVLVGRVLYPLRRVVETTSRLSASSLDERVALAGARGEVAELAAAVDAMLDRLQAAFDAQSRFVANAGHELRTPLAVLRTEIDVTLQGPDADAAELRRMAGVVREAGRRCDELVSGLLLLARTEAGGALQDSDRVPVDLAALVAAELAAVTGDVAVRGLVVRTDPRPATTRGNEPLLRRMVANLLENAVRHNRDGGWIEVGCGTGTPGSAVVLRVASSGPELAPDKVAELFEPFRRGPVARTGHTRGSGLGLSIVRSVATAHGGTVHAEAVPGGGLAVHVALPDDTTAPVPSGGAPALAR
- the dxs gene encoding 1-deoxy-D-xylulose-5-phosphate synthase — protein: MTTNRGLSAIRRPADLRGLGPEELASLAAEIRGFLIKAVSRTGGHLGPNLGVVELSIALHRVFESPQDTLIWDTGHQAYVHKLLTGRQEGWDRLKKTGGLSGYPSRAESEHDHVESSHASSSLSWADGIARAHALTGVDRHVVAVIGDGALTGGMAWEALNNIAAGADRNVVIVVNDNGRSYSPTIGGLADRLASLRLQPGYERVLEAGKRTVRGTPVVGPALYAGLHAFKAGVKDALSPQELFSDLGLKYFGPVDGHDIGQLESALRRAKRFGGPVIVHTVTRKGNGYPPAENDEAEQMHSPAAFDPETGLPTGTPVTGWTDVFAEEMVALGTRRTDVVAITAAMLGPTGLAPFAAAHPDRIVDVGIAEQHALTTAAGLARAGRHPVVALYSTFLNRGFDQLLMDVGLHRERVTLVLDRSGVTGSDGPSHNGMWDLSLLGIVPGMRVAVPRDETTLREEFREAVAVTDGPTALRYPKGSVIGSVPALRRLDGGAGVDVLHEPSDGRSQVLLVCVGPFAKSGVAVARRLADQGVDVTVVDPRWVLPVPRELYTLAADHQLVVTVSDCGTHGGFGSALSDALRAAEVDVRQRDLALPQEYLEHGSRDDVLATCGLTEQDMARRITEWAAAAVPSTPEGAVPGRERTR